The proteins below come from a single Stomoxys calcitrans chromosome 1, idStoCalc2.1, whole genome shotgun sequence genomic window:
- the LOC131996442 gene encoding putative nuclease HARBI1 encodes MLSVANFSSSDEEDETNAYNLICYRRQIRIQSNIFSLPSSKFVSNFRLNKASFRYVLRTISQKLRDPSRSTCVPKTLRLAATLRILAEGSYQKGAGNDFNVGLAQPTMSCVFHECIDVMYSELCSKWITFKMSEREKMEIKEHFYGQTRFPGVIGCIDGTHIKILVPTLSERWKYYNRKGFYSLIVMVVCDHKLRIRYISPSHPGSAHDSLVWNVSDLKAYLAERYNNGKRNTWLLGDAGYPLEPYLITPFRAAEEGSAESRFNTVHSKARNIVERTIGVAKNRFRCLLGARQLHYSPEMAAKITAVCAALHNICIHYKLDHSEFEIPLENQNSDEDYNENDGDMTATSIRLNIMNTMNV; translated from the exons atgctaAGTGTTGCAAATTTTTCATCTTCTGACGAAGAAGACGAAACCAATGCTTATAATCTTATTTGTTATCGCAGGCAGATAAGAATTCAGTCAAACATATTTTCCCTTCCAAGTTCAAA attTGTAAGCAATTTTAGACTGAACAAAGCGTCTTTTCGGTACGTTCTAAGGACAATTTCACAAAAACTTCGTGATCCCTCCAGATCAACATGTGTGCCTAAAACTTTGCGGCTGGCAGCAACACTAAGAATACTCGCGGAAGGTAGCTACCAAAAAGGAGCAGGAAACGATTTCAACGTGGGCCTGGCACAACCCACAATGAGTTGTGTCTTTCACGAGTGCATAGATGTGATGTATAGCGAACTTTGCTCCAAATGGATTACATTCAAAATGAGCGAAAGGGAAAAGATGGAAATAAAGGAACATTTCTATGGCCAAACGAGGTTTCCGGGCGTAATTGGCTGTATTGATGGCACCCATATAAAGATTTTGGTTCCAACTCTATCAGAACGTTGGAAATACTATAATAGAAAGGGATTTTATAGCTTAATTGTGATGGTG GTCTGTGATCATAAACTAAGAATACGTTATATTTCACCAAGCCATCCAGGTTCAGCACACGATTCGTTGGTATGGAATGTTAGTGATCTTAAAGCATATCTTGCAGAACGATATAATAACGGAAAAAGAAACACATGGCTTTTAG GTGATGCAGGATATCCACTAGAACCATATTTAATCACCCCCTTTAGGGCAGCAGAAGAAGGCAGTGCTGAGTCTCGATTTAACACAGTACATTCAAAAGCAAGAAATATTGTGGAAAGAACAATTGGTGTTGCAAAAAATAGATTCCGCTGCCTGCTTGGTGCGAGACAGTTGCATTATTCTCCAGAAATGGCCGCGAAGATTACCGCAGTTTGTGCAGCTTTACATAATATATGCATCCACTATAAACTCGATCATAGTGAATTTGAAATCCCTTTAGAAAATCAAAATTCAGATGAAGATTATAATGAAAATGATGGCGACATGACAGCAACAAGTATAAGATTAAATATCATGAACACAAtgaatgtataa